A window of Mucilaginibacter robiniae genomic DNA:
AGGTAATTCAGTGGCGGTTGTATTGGAGTTGCATAAAAAGTATCACGAACTAATTACGGCTAGTTTATGAATGTGAATGATACGGTAAAGCCCAAACGCTTACTATCACTAGATGCCTTACGAGGGTTTGATATGTTCTGGATTATGAGCGGCGAAACGGTTGTGCATACTTTAGCCAAAGCCACTAACTGGCCGCTTGTGGTATGGATGTCAGGACAGCTGCATCATACAGAATGGAACGGTATTACTTTTTATGATATGATATTTCCGTTATTCCTGTTCATTGCGGGGGCGGCCATGCCGTACTCTATGCAATCTAGAATAACACAGCTGGGCGTGAGCAACGCTTCTCAACTACCTAAATTAATTAAGAGGCAGATTTATAGGAATATGCTTAGGCGTGCATTGACGCTTGTATTGCTGGGGATGGTAGTTAATGGACTGCTTAAATTTAATGGATACGAACATACCCGGTTTGCAAGTGTATTGGGGCGCATTGGCTTAGCTTGGTTTTTTGCCGGATTAATTTATTTGAACAACTCTGTTAAAGGGCAGGTCGTGTGGTTTGCAGTACTTTTGTTAGGGTATTGGGCAGCTATGATGCTGATCCCTGTTCCGGGTTATGGGGCAGGTGTTTTAACTATGGATGGTAGCTTGGAATCCTACATCGACCGACTCTTGTTACCAGGCAGGCTACATGATGAAGTACACGATCCTGAAGGAATATTATCCACCATACCGGCTATTGGCACAGCACTGCTTGGTATGTTCGCTGGTCAATTTTTAAAATATGATTCAGTTAACTGGTCTATGCTTAAGAAAGGTGGATATCTGCTTCTGGCTGGCATTTTGTTAATTGCTTTAGGCACTTTATGGAATCTGAGCTTCCCCATCAACAAGCGATTATGGACCAGCTCTTTTGTGCTATATGTAGGCGGTTTTAGTTTGGTGTTTTTGGCCATATTTTATTTGATTATTGATGTAGCTGGCTATCGTAAATGGGCATTCCCTTTTGTGATTATCGGTGCTAATTCTATACTAATTTATATGGCTTCTGAGGGGTTGATTGATTTTGGACACATAGCAGATTACCTTTTTGGTGGCTTAATACAATTTGTATCCTCCGGTTGGATGGCTGTATGTAAGGCTGTTGCTGTTACTGTTGTACAATTTATGTTGTTGTACTTTTTATACCGGCACAAAATTTTTCTAAAAATTTAAGTTGATAGCTTTATTAGGTTTAACTGAATGCACAGGTTTACAATAATACGCTATGCCTCAAGTTGGGAGTATTTACTTAGTAGGTTAAGTAAGTGTTTGTTACTCATACTACTAACAACACCTATACAGCTTTTGGCGCAAGTAAAACCGCATAAATATGTGGATCCACGTATAGGGTCAGAAGGTCAGGGGCGCGTTTTTATTGGCCCGTCTTGTCCGTTCGGTATGATTAAACCTAGTCCTGATTGTACGGTTAAATCCAATAGTGGCTGGTTGCCGGAGCCGGCTCCCATAACTGGGTTTGGGCAGGTACATGTAAGTGGTACAGGTGGTGGCCCTAAGTACGGTAATATCCTGATAATGCCTTTTAGCGACAAGCTGGATAGCATAGACCACTCGTCAATGCGCCAAAACGAAAAAATGGCTTTGGGATACTATAGTGTGTTGCTGAAAAAGCATCAAATTAAAACGGAAATTACCACTGCCGAAAAAGCTGCAATTTATCGCTTTACCTTTCCTAAACAAGCTGCAAAAGCATTGGCTATTGATGCCGGGTTCTTTTTGGGTGAACAACCCATACCTGATGCGCGTGAAGCACAACAATTTGTAGGTTCTGAAATTGAAGTTGTATCTGCTACCGAAGTGCGTGGCTATAGTCGTATTAGAGGGGGGTGGAATAACGGTGCCGCTTACACGGTTTATTTTGATGCCATGTTTGATGCACCTATAGATCACCTGACTTCCTGGAAAAATAAAAAGCTTTACCCCGGCGTGTCGCAGCAGTTTGATTCGGGTGAAAAAACAGGTGTTTTGCTGGGTTTCAAAAATGGAAGTTCTGATACCTTGAAAGTCAAAGTCGGTATATCATTTATCAGTTCAGGCAAGGCTAAAGAAAACATAGCTCAGGAAATTCCGCACTGGAATTTTGAGAACGTACGCGCACAAGTGGAAAATAAATGGGATGAAATGCTGAGCCGTATTGAAATCAACGCTGATGCAACCATCGAGCAGAAAAAGATGTTTTATACCAGTCTTTATCATACCATGCTGATGCCGGTTAACCGGACAGGCGAAAACCCTTTGTGGAATGGTAATGCGCCTTATTACGATGATTTTTATGCTATTTGGGATACCTTCCGATCATCAAACCCGCTTATTACTCTGATATCTCCTAAACGTCAGATTAATATTGTTAATGCCTTGTTAAACATTTACCAGCATGATGGGTACATGCCTGATGCCCGAAGCGGTAACTATAATGGCCGTACACAAGGTGGCTCCAATGCCGAGGTGCTTATAGCCGATGCTTATGCTAAAGGCTTACCAGGCATTGATTATAATTTAGCACTGGAAGCTATGCTTAAAGATGCAACTGTACCCCCAGGTGGAATTGAAGAGAAAGAAGGACGAGGAGGATTAGTAGAGTATAACCACTTAGGCTATGTTCCTTATCATATACCAAGGGCGGGCAACCGCACAACTGATTACGCTTATGAAGATTATTGCATTGCTATGGTGGCCAAAGGGCTAAACCGTACTAAAGTGTACAACAGGTTTATCAAACAAGCAGATAACTGGCAAAACCTGTGGCGCAATGATTATAAAGATCATGGTGCTACTGGCTTTATCATGCCGAAAGATTCGGCTGGAAAGTGGTTGGATGATATACCTTACGGCACCGCCAATAACCAGCACCCAACCTTCAAGTACACGCCCTTAAGCCGTGAATATCCTTGGTATGTTTGCCATTGGTGTGGCTTTTTTTATGAAGCAACTTCTTGGGAGTATTCATTGAGCATCCCGCATCAGGTTCCTGTACTTATTGAAAAATCAGGCGGGAAGGAAGCGTTTAAACAACGGCTGGATACCTTGTTTGAAAATAGGTTTTACAATGTGGATAACGAACCTTCATTCCTCACACCCTGTTTATACCACTGGATTGGTCGGCCTGGTTTAAGTAGCCGTCGTATCAGGCAAATTGTATTAGATAACTTTAATACCACGGCAACAGGATTGCCTGGTAATGATGATTCAGGAGCTATGTCATCATGGCTGGCCTTTCAAATGATGGGCTTTTATCCTAATGCGGGTCAGTCCTATTACCTGCTTAACTCACCTATGCTCAAGCAGGTTACTTTGCACCAGGAAAATGGGACTAATTTCAAGATAACTGCTCATCATCTTTCTGCAAAAAACATTTACATCCAATCAGCAAAGCTTAATGGCAAAGCTCTGAATCAGGCTTGGATTGAACATGCTGATATAATAAAAGGAGGTGATCTTAGTTTTGAAATGGCGGATAAACCATCAGCTTGGGGAACGCAAGTTTTACCTCCCGTTAAAAATTGATGAATGAGAAAGTTTATCTTAAAATTGCTCCTGTTATTCATCGCTTTTGCTGCTCACGCACAAAAAGGCCAGTTGGTGATACAAAAGGGCAGTACCTTAAATTATACGCTTTATCTGCATGGGCAGCAGGTTGCGTTTGAACTCAAGGTAAAACACCTGCAAGATAGCTTGGTGCTTGATTGGAAAATGCGCAACACCACCAGCGGAACTTATGTGATATTGCACCAAGCCTTACTAAAGGCTGATAAGCTGAACTTTGTACAACCTGAAGCCAATCGGGTTTATGTTTTACCTTCCGATCAAACTTTTTTCATGATCTCTAAATCGGCATTTAATCATATGCTTCAGTACAAAAATTTCGTTTATGATAATACGGTATATCAATTGGATACGAATAGGCATTTACCAGCTACAAATCTATCCAATAGCGAAGCTTGGAATACGTTGCATGTAATTGCTCAAAATGAAACAACCGAGTTATGGATTCTTAACAATCCCGACTTTCCATTGATATGTCGTATAAAAGGTAATCCTTTAGGGATCGACATGATATTAAACACGATCAAATAACTATGAAACGTAGAGATTTTGTAAAGAACACCACCCTGACAGCATTAGGAGCATCCTTAATTGCTCCACTTGAATCGTTAGCTGATTCACCGGTAACTCATCTGGAAAGTGATGATCTTTCTCTCAGTGCAGGGTTAGATAATGGTTATCCGCTCAACTTTATGGCTATTGGCGATTGGGGGCGTAATGGTGAGTACCACCAGTTAGAAGTAGCCAAGCAGATGGGCGATTGGGGGAAAATGCATCCTAACAATTTCATTGTTTCAGTAGGGGATAATATCTATCCGAGAGGGGTAGCCAGCGAGTTGGATCCACAATGGCATTTCTCTTTTGAAAGTATTTATACAGCGCATTCTTTACAAACGGATTGGTACCCGGTGCTAGGTAATCATGACTACATTTCGGAACCTGAGGCACAGATACGGTATAGCAAAATCAGCAGGCGCTGGAATATGCCAGCACGTTATTATACAAAGGAGTTTTCTTTAGGTGCTGATAAAGGTAAGGCCTTGTTGGTAATGATAGATACGCAACCTATCATTTACGATTTGAAAGATCAGCAGCCCGAAAAGCAACTGGCATGGATCAATAAAACGCTTGCTGAAGCATCAGCTGATGTGAAGTGGAAAATTGTAGTGGGTCACCACCCTTGTTACACCGTAGGTCCACGTGCAAAGAACTATGATACATTGGCTATACGCAAAGCATTAACTAAAATGTTTGAAGAACATAAGGTAGATGTTTACCTAGCCGGGCACGATCACTCTTTGCAGCACCTGAAACCGGATGGTTTTACCAATTACTTCATTAGTGGAGCAGGCTCGGAGCTTACTTCGGTAACTTCGGGTATAGCTTACAGCAAGTACCAGGTGTCTGACAATGGTTTTATGTACTTCTCAGTTTCTCCTGAAAAGTTGGCTGTTAAGACCATAAACTATAAAGGTGATGTATTGTATGAGACTATGCTAAATAAATAATGCCTTTGCCAGGCAATCTGCTTGAAGATGATGGGTTTCGTACGGTTTAATACAACCAGTTTTTTCATGAACGCTACATTCTATAAAAAGTACATTCTGTGTAGTATTGCCTTGTTGTTGGTTGGGTATGCGCATGCACAAAGCTTGGTTCAATATGTGCAGCCTATGGCTGGTACGGCAGCGGCAACCACTAAGGCTGCTTTAAAACATGGTACCGGACTGGAACTTAACGCTAACACCATACCCGCGGTAACCGTTCCGTTTGCAATGACACAATGGACACCGCAAACCCAAACCACGGAAAATAAATGTATGGCACCTTACTACTATAAAGATTCTGTTTTTTATGGTATTCGAGGATCGCATTGGTTAAGTGGTTCTTGTACGCAAGATTATGGAAGCTTCAGTATCATGCCCGTAGCCGGAAAGCTCAAAACATCTGGCTATGGTGTGCCCTTCAAACATGTTGATGAACTGACAACACCCTATCTCTATCGTATAAATTTGAAGGATGCGCATCTGAGTGCATCCGTAACAGCTACGAGCCGATGCGGCATGATGCAGTTTGAAATGCATAAAACCGATAGCCTTTACCTGCTAATCAGACCTCATAGTGATTATAAAGAAGGGTTTATCAGAATCAACGCAACAAAAGGTGAGGTGTATGGTTACAATCCTGTTCATCGGATTTATCAGGGGTGGGGAAAGCAGGCTGGTTTTAGCGGATACTTTATCATTAAATTCGAAAAAGCTTTTTCCACTAGCGGAACTTTTAATGACAAGGAGTTATTTAAATTGGATAGTCTCCGCAATGAGGCTGGGGTTGGTGCTTATGTTGGCCTGAAACTAAGTAAAGGTGAAAAGCTGACTATCCGGATAGGTACTTCTTTTACCGGCTTGGCAGGTGCACGTAAAAACCTCAATGCTGAACTACTTAATTTTAATTTTGATGCCGCTGTTCAACAAGGTAAATCAGTTTGGGAAAAAGCTTTGGGGCAAATCAAGGTAGAAACGGATAAAAAAGAGGATAAGCAAATTTTTTACACTTCTTTGTATCATGCTATGCAACACCCCAGATTGTATAGCGATGAGGATGGCGTTTACCCAATGTTTTCCTCAAATTATCAGAATGCAGTATTACCACAGGGAAGTTACTATGATGATTTTTCCATGTGGGATATCTACCGGGCACAGCTACCCTTGTTTGAAATTTTGAATCCCTCTTTAATTAATAATCTGGTACAATCTCTTATACTGAAAGGAAAGCAAGGAGGCTGGATGCCCATATTCCCCTGTTGGAATAGTTATACTTCTGAAATGATAGGCGATCATACCACTTCAGTTATTGCCTCAGCGTATTTAAAAGGTATTCGAAATTATGATGTTAACGAGGCCTATCAGGTGTTACGGCGAAATGCTTTTGATATACCCAATAACCATGATGATTATGTGGAGGGTAAAGGCCGCAGGGCGTTGGATAGTTATTTAAAATATCACTTTATACCACTGGAAGATAGCGTAAAAGATGCCTTTCATAAACAAGAGCAGGTAAGCCGAACTTTAGAGTACGCCTATGATGATTATGCCTTAGCTCAGTTTGCCGTTGCGCTGAAAAAAACTGATGATTATAAAGCGTTGATGAACCGTGCTAAATATTATGTGAATGTTTTTGACCCATCAACTAAAATGGCACGTGGGCGCTATGCTGATGGTAGCTGGATAAAGCCTTACCATCCGGATAAGAAAATCAGTTACATAACGGAAGGCACGCCACGTCAGTACACATTTTATGTGCCGCATGACGTAAATGGATTAGCAAGGCTTATGGGCGGTACATCAAAGCTTGAGCAAGCTTTAGATAGTTTGTTCAATAAAAATGAATATTGGCATGGCAACGAGCCGGGGCATCAAATTCCATTTATGTATAATTATACCGCATCACCCTGGAAAACACAACGCCAGGTGCACAAGATACTTGCCGAGGAGTACAGTAGTGGGCCTGGTGGTTTAGGTGGAAATGATGATGCCGGGCAAATGTCGGCCTGGTATGTGTTTGCAGCCATAGGGTTTTACCCGGTAAATCCGGTATCAGGCGAGTACCTGCTTACTTCGCCGCTTTTTAACCGAACAACCATCGCATTGCCTCATGGTAAGAAGCTGGAGATTGTATGTTATAAGAAGAGTGCATCAGCACAATATATTCAATCAGCCCGCTGGAATGGCACTCCGTTTAGCCATAATTACATTCGTTACAGTGATATAATGCAAGGCGGCAAACTGGAGTTATTTCTGCAAAGCACCCCCAGTAAAAGCTGGGGTGTAAATGCAGCTAATCAACCTAAAGGGTTAACTCAATAATCATTTCGCCGCATGAAAGTAAATTTACCCATAGTAGTTCTATACCTTTTCTGTAATGTATTATTATCCAATATGGTTATTGGGCAAACTGTTGCTGATTCATTAGGCAAAGCTCCGGTACCCAAAGAGATTGAGAATCCGGAATGTATAGGGATTAACAAACTGCCGGCACATGCTACGTTAATGCCTTATGGTAACTTACAGGAGGCTTTAGCAGCTAACCGCCATGCCTCAACTTATTACCGCAGCCTTAACGGTAACTGGAAGTTTAACTGGGTAACCTGGCCTCAGAACAGACCAGTTGATTTCTATAAAACCAATTACGATGTAAGCCAATGGAAAGATATACAGGTACCATCTAACTGGCAGATTAAAGGCTATGGAACACCATTTTACCGAAACATTGGCTACACCTTTAAAATGGATTTTCCTCATGTAATGAGTACTCCGCCGCCAAACTATACAGCCTATAAAGAACGTAATCAGGTAGGAAGTTATCGGCGCAATTTTGATGTTCCGGCTAATTGGCAAGGCGGCGAAATCTTCATCACGTTTGATGGTGTAGATGCCGGCTTTTTCCTGTGGGTAAACGGTCATAAGGTTGGCTACAGCATCAACAGCCGTAATGCTGCTGAGTTTGATATTACCAGTTATGTAAAACCTGGCAAGAATATGATTGCCGTAGAAGTGTATCAATATACTTCGGGTAGTTATCTGGAAGATCAGGATATGTGGCGTTTGAGTGGTATATTCCGTAATGTTACTTTGTGGCGTAGCCCTAAGCAACACATTCGCGACTTTTTCATAAAAACAGATCTGGATAAACAATACAATGATGCAGTAGAGCAGGTATCTGCAAAAATTAAAAATTATAGCGTTAAGCAAAGCCAAGCGCAAATCTTAACCGCCTTTTTGTACGATGGACACAAACTGGTCACCTCCACCCAAGCTGTAGTAAAATCATTACACACTGGAGAAGAAGTTGCGGTTGATTTGAATTTTCAAGTGCACCACCCGGAAAAATGGACGGCAGAAACGCCCAAACTATACACCACAGTTATTCAGTTGCAGCAAGATGGTAAGGTGGTAGAGACTCTTTCATCTCGTACCGGTTTTCGCAAAATTGAAATAAAAGGCAGGGTATTTATGGTTAATGGCGTACCTATTAAACTTAAAGGTGTTAACCGTCATGAAAACTGGCCGGATGTGGGGCATGCTATTACTAAGGAACAAATGATACGTGATATCCAGATTATTAAGCAAGGTAATTGCAACCATGTACGTACCTGCCACTATTCTGATGATCCTAGTTGGTATGAGTTGTGTGATGAATACGGCATTTACCTGGTTGCTGAAGCTAATTTAGAGTGTCATGGGCTTCGCAATAGGTTTAATGAAGAGCCAACCATGAAAGCGGCCATTATTGATCGTAATGTGGCTAATGTGCAAAGCTTTAAAAATCATGCCTCGGTTATTATTTGGTCATTAGGTAACGAAAGTGGTACTGGCGGATCTAACTTTCTGGCTGCACTTCACACCATTAAAGCTATTGATAATACCCGGCCTACGCATTACGAAGGGTTTGGCGTTGGTGCAAATAATCCGGCTGATTTGGATAGTAAAATGTATTCGCCAATTATGCCCTACAACTCGTCAGACCCTAAAAAGAAATTATTATCATCAGTGGAGTTAACGGCAACGGATGCTACCTTAACGAAGCCTTTTTATTTATGTGAATTTGCTCATGCGATGTTTAATTCAATGGGCTCGTTGAAAGAGTATGGTGATTTATTTGATAAGTATCCATCCATCTTGGGCGGCGCTATATGGGAATTTCAAGATCAAGGAATATGGAACAGGCGCAATCCGAAGCATCCTATATTAGCATTCGGTGGTGGTTTCGGTGAGTTTCCGAACGATCATTACTTTATCCATAAAGGTGTAGTCGCTTCAGATAGATCACCTAAGCCGCACTTCCCGGAAATGAAGCATGTATTTCAATGGATTGATGTTAAACCGGAAGATTTGCAAAAGGGTACCATTAAAATTAGAAATAAGTATCAGTTCATTAGTTTAAATGGATTGAAGGCAAGCTATACGATCAGTAAAAATGGCGTAGTTGAATCTTCAGGAGAAGTTGATATTGATGATATTTTACCGCAAACAGAAAGAGTAGTACAAATCCCTTATCAACTATCATCATTCACTCCGGGCGCAGTTTATTATCTAAGACTTTCCTTTGTACAGAACCATGATGAATTATGGGCGAAAAAAGGATATGAAGTAGCTTCTGAACAATTAGAATTGCCAGTAAATTCACCAAATGTAGTATGGCCGATAGTGGCGGCGGATAAAGTAACTTATCAGGAAGATAACCATACTTTAACGGTAAACGGTAAAGGTTTTAGTTTGATACTAGACAAGCAGCAAGGAACCTTTTCCCATATACTGGTAAATGGTACCAACCTGATAAGCAGTAGTGGCCCAATGTTACACTTGTGGCGGGCACCGCACCAGCAGGATGATATATATGCTGATAATGGCTGGGAACAGGTAGGGCTGAAGCAACTCAATTGGAAAACCTCAAGTGTAACAGTTAAACAGTTATCGCCATCAGCAGTGCAGGTTGCTGTTAACCTGTTAGGTTCCGGTAAAAATAATTTTTCAGTTAATCATCAGGTTATTTATACCATAAGGGGAGATGGAACAGTGAAGGTTGACAATCAGGTAAAATCAAGCGATACAAGCTTGGTAATTGCACGTATGGGTGTGCGTATGTTTTTAAATAAAAACTATCAGCAATTTAAATACTTCGGTAGAGGCCCCATGGAAAATTATGCTGACCGTAAAACAGGTTCGGATATAGGCGTTTATCACAGTGACGTAGCGCAGCAGTTAACTCCCTATGAAAAACCTATGGAATGTGGCAATCATGAAGATGTACGTTGGGCAACAGTTGCTGATAATGCTGGGCGCGGACTGGAGGTTATGGCAGATAGCTCCTTATTACAAATCTCTGCACTGCCTTACAGTGATGAGCAAATGTCACGTACCGAGTACCGGATAGATTTACCGCAGAGTACCTCAACCGTTTTGACGATTAGCTATAAAACGTTAGGCGTAGGTTCTAACTCATGCGGGCCAACACCTCTGCCACAATATACAGTTACAGCAAAGCCTACATCATTTACCTATTTCATTAAGTTAATGCCTTAATGAGAAAGCATGGTTATCAAGTTGCAGGTAGCTACATATTTGATCTTGTTGTCTTAACATAATAAATAGAAGTTAATTAAAAAGCATGTATATGAATAAGAAGAACCGGTTGCGGCATCTTATAACGTTTATCGCTATCACTCAAACTCTGCTCTGTGCTGCTCAGGCACCTGTTAAAATTTCAGTTTTAGTTGATAAGCCGCAGGCTAGAATACAGCCTACTATGTGGGGTATTTTCTTTGAAGATATTAACTTTTCGGCAGATGGCGGATTGTATGCTGAATTAGTAAAAAACCGTTCATTTGAATTTACTACACCATTAATGGGGTGGAAGCAAAACCGGGTAGGCGGAGCAGATGCCTCTTTACTGGTTGTTAATCGTAATAGCGTAAATGCCAACAATCCGCGTTATGTCAACATAGCTATTAAAAATAACAAAGGTTCATTCGTATTAACCAATGATGGCTTTCGAGGTATGGGGTTGGTTAAAGGTGAAATCTATAACTTTTCCATGTTGGCGCACGCAGTTGATGGTGATGTAAAAATTAGCATTGAAGCCATTAATGAAACTGGTGAAACTATTGGCCGTGCTACATTGAGTCAGGTACAGGGTGATTGGCAAGCATACAAAACGCAGCTTACCTGTCTGAAAACATCACCTAAAGCTAAACTGAATGTGACATTTGAAGGGCAGGGTACAGTACAAGTAGATATGATTTCGCTGTTTCCTGCAAATACGTGGAAAAATCGAACTAATGGCCTGCGTGCTGATTTAGTGCAGAAACTAGCCGACTTGCATCCGGGCTTTATGCGTTTTCCGGGAGGTTGCATTGTGGAGGGGCGTGATCTGGCTAATCGGTATCAGTGGAAAAAAACGGTAGGTGATATAGCCGATCGGCAACTGATCATGAACCGATGGAATACAGAATTTAGCTATCGATCCACGCCAGATTATTTTCAATCATTTGGGCTGGGTTTTTTTGAGTACTTCCAGTTGTGTGAGGATATTGGCGCTTCACCGTTGCCTATCCTGAACTGCGGCATGGCTTGCCAGTACAACAGCGCCGAAGTGGCATCACTTAACCAGATTGACCCATACATACAAGATGCGCTGGACTTAATCGAGTTTGCTAATGGCAGCACTAATACTAAATGGGGTGGCTTGCGGGCATCTATGGGGCATCCGGCTCCATTTAATTTAAAGATGATTGGAGTAGGTAATGAGCAATGGGGCGAGCAGTACCTGGAACGCTACAAAATTTTTGCCGCTGCTATAAAAAAAGCATATCCTAGCCTGAAAATGGTAACTAGTGCAGGACCAGATCCGGATGGTGAACGTTTTGATTACCTGACTAAAGCA
This region includes:
- a CDS encoding alpha-L-arabinofuranosidase C-terminal domain-containing protein, with the translated sequence MNKKNRLRHLITFIAITQTLLCAAQAPVKISVLVDKPQARIQPTMWGIFFEDINFSADGGLYAELVKNRSFEFTTPLMGWKQNRVGGADASLLVVNRNSVNANNPRYVNIAIKNNKGSFVLTNDGFRGMGLVKGEIYNFSMLAHAVDGDVKISIEAINETGETIGRATLSQVQGDWQAYKTQLTCLKTSPKAKLNVTFEGQGTVQVDMISLFPANTWKNRTNGLRADLVQKLADLHPGFMRFPGGCIVEGRDLANRYQWKKTVGDIADRQLIMNRWNTEFSYRSTPDYFQSFGLGFFEYFQLCEDIGASPLPILNCGMACQYNSAEVASLNQIDPYIQDALDLIEFANGSTNTKWGGLRASMGHPAPFNLKMIGVGNEQWGEQYLERYKIFAAAIKKAYPSLKMVTSAGPDPDGERFDYLTKAMRAEKASLIDEHYYRTPEWFLKNASRYDEYDRKGTKVFAGEYAAHIPNETQKDTRAESHNTWWAALSEAAFMTGLERNADVVHMSSYAPLLAHVDAWQWRPDLIWFDNLRSVATPNYYVQQAFSTHKGNRVVPVLAGNKILAGHDSLYSSATIDTANRQVVIKIVNTSVQPRMVNINIQSKSRLGKQVQWLQISNPDKMVFNSLEQPDQVKPVSQNITWVGKEKMVKLDGLSVNVFIVAGGKF